The Cellulophaga lytica DSM 7489 nucleotide sequence TAATGGCATTAAAGTATGAATAAAGAAAAAGATACTTATTTAACAATAGACAAACCAAGTCCAGAAATACTATACAAAGACCGCAAAAGTAAATTTTTTGGTTACGTATTTCCTATAACTACCGAAGACGATGTTAAACCAATTATTGAAAAATTAAAAAAACAACATCACACAGCAAACCACGTGTGTTATGCTTGGCAATTAGGAACAGATACCATACGGTACCGAGCTAATGATGACGGCGAACCTAACAACTCTGCCGGACTTCCTATATACGGACAAATACAAGCTTATGACCTTACAAATGTACTTGTTGCTGTTGCCAGAATATTTGGAGGTACAAAGTTAGGCGTTGGAGGATTAATAAGCGCCTATAAAACTGCTGCACAAATAGCTTTAGATGAAGCGGAAA carries:
- a CDS encoding IMPACT family protein, whose translation is MNKEKDTYLTIDKPSPEILYKDRKSKFFGYVFPITTEDDVKPIIEKLKKQHHTANHVCYAWQLGTDTIRYRANDDGEPNNSAGLPIYGQIQAYDLTNVLVAVARIFGGTKLGVGGLISAYKTAAQIALDEAEIKKKIITKLYALTFDYKDMNSVMRVIKQKKLDIVSQKLEANCTYVISVRKTKANEIFTIFNTMQYIKIKD